The Borreliella burgdorferi B31 genome includes a region encoding these proteins:
- a CDS encoding DUF1357 domain-containing protein, which translates to MPEKEEKEDLQAQDKEEQQNKADTKVISAQEFEEYMRFKEQANSKSKETSRDLSINERITKELTEVEERERIEKQLLLEAERINEIDTLAKTHLSNHFNKEVLLAKGHTLKDIMQAQRRELVRKFVPIEQIKAIAKVSDISHIDGEILEQLVSLAKVNIKLRKNASSNSSSVDSIKGNIAIKSEERASLLNSNFVPINFTEFVQAISNTYKQRRIQFYENLKRHKRTSIA; encoded by the coding sequence ATGCCTGAGAAAGAAGAAAAAGAAGACCTGCAAGCACAAGATAAAGAAGAGCAGCAAAATAAGGCTGATACTAAAGTTATAAGTGCGCAGGAATTTGAAGAGTACATGCGTTTTAAAGAGCAGGCAAATAGTAAATCTAAAGAGACAAGTCGAGATTTAAGTATAAATGAACGAATAACAAAAGAACTTACAGAAGTTGAAGAGCGGGAGCGTATTGAAAAGCAATTGTTACTAGAGGCTGAGCGAATTAATGAAATTGATACACTTGCAAAAACACATCTTAGCAATCATTTTAACAAAGAGGTGCTACTTGCAAAAGGACATACATTAAAAGACATTATGCAAGCACAACGTAGAGAACTTGTACGCAAGTTCGTTCCAATTGAGCAAATTAAAGCTATTGCCAAAGTATCAGACATAAGTCATATCGATGGAGAGATATTAGAGCAACTTGTTTCTTTAGCAAAAGTGAATATTAAATTAAGAAAAAATGCGAGTAGCAATTCTTCTTCTGTTGACTCTATTAAGGGGAATATTGCTATTAAGTCAGAAGAAAGAGCAAGTTTGCTTAATTCTAATTTTGTGCCTATTAATTTCACAGAATTTGTACAAGCGATAAGTAATACTTACAAGCAAAGACGAATTCAATTTTATGAAAATCTAAAAAGACATAAAAGAACAAGTATTGCTTAA